Genomic window (Nymphaea colorata isolate Beijing-Zhang1983 chromosome 1, ASM883128v2, whole genome shotgun sequence):
gttttgcaGGAAAACAAACTATTATATCGTCTTGAATGGGCATGGCAATTAAGTTCAGATTTTAGACACTAATACATCGTCTATTGTCTAACGTTGTTTGATGAGAAAGATAGAAATATCAAATATAGAAGATAATGAGACAAATTGCacgaaattttgattttcatcgACCCATTCCCTATTTCTGATGCTAAACTGAAGACGGGTTTTATTCCTTCATATGTCATTCCATTTACTTCATTTTGCTCCTGGCTTAGATAAAGAATCAACACCAACTAGCAACGAACAAGGCCACTGAACATCAACTAAGGAAATATTTGCCAAGGGGAAAAACTTACCGTGCAAATGGAATTCAAGTGTGTTGTTGGGAACAAATTCATATACAAGCATCCTTTGGCTTCCGGTTATACAGTAACCAACTAAAGAAACTAGATGCCTATGATGTACTCGGCTAATTATCTCCACCTCTGCCTGGAATTCACGCTCACCCTGTCCACTGCCAGATTTCAACTGTTTGACAGCAACTTCGGTGCCATTGGGAAGGATTCCTTTGTGAACATATCCAAAACCACCTTGGCCGAGAAGGTTAGATGACGCGAACCCATTTGTTGCAATTGCTAATTCCTCGTATGTAAAGGTGCTCTGCATACCCAGTGAAAGGGCAGGTGATGGTGGAGGGAGCAGCACATCCGATCCTGAGAATGTGGAACTAGAAGCCCCTCCACTGCTGAACACAGGTGCCGGTGGAGCTGGAGGTTGTGGTGGCCGTGAAGGAAATGGTGGAGGAGGTGAAGGAGGATGGTGAATCTTGACCACATTGTCTGAAGGAGGTGGGGCTGCATTCTGCCAACTTTGAGCGTATGCACCGTAAGGATCGACTGCACATGATgcataaaaaacattaaacacgcatttctgaatggaagaaGACAACCAACAAGCTAAATCTTCCACTGTCAAAGAAAGGACATGAGAAATTTTATGTAAATTCACAATGTAGAATAACTAAAATTCATGAAACGCGTGCAAAAATAATGAAACATACGAGCAAAAATCTGGAGTTATAAAGCCTCCACTAACAGAATGAAGAAGAACAGGGCAATTCAAATGGTTGAACTGCAAATATATATTCAGATAGTGGTCATGAACGGCTATACTCTAGTCTCTTCTAGTCTACGAGATTGGACATTAATGTCTTCAAATTGACATATCAAAGCACTTCTGTTCCGGCATCCTGAGAACAAAAATGCTTtcccaaatcagattttttctttcagtcGATCGAAATGCCCTACTATTTTCCAGTAGAACTGAAAAATACAAACACAATTTTCATAGCAATCATCCAACAAAAACAATTCACCAGGGAATTTCCCAATCCACCGTCCTAGTAAAACTAGCGTCATCACATCCTAAAGCCCACATCTAATTCAGGAACCACATAAATTCCGTTAATGTGCAAGGCAGGTAAGAGACTTAAATACCCAACAACAAAAACCAGGCATCTCTACCGTCAATTCGACCTAAACAACATTTGAAGTCTGTATCTGCCCAACGCAACACTAGTTCTATGCCATCATTCAAGAGGGAAAGATTAACAAGTGTCCAATTGATGCCTCTGAAAAACCAGAGGCACTAAACTGGCGAATTCTGGACAAAATTAACATTTATGAACTGCTTGGATTGATGAAATGCTCATCAACTCAAGCACCCGCGATCGAAGTAaacagagagacaaagagagaaggaaaaactgCGGCTTCTCCTTTTTATGTCTGAACGCAGACTTCCCAAGAAGGTATAGCAGAAGATGAAGGACGTGATAGCAAAACCTTTGGGTGGATATGGTGGTTGAGGTTGATGCATTGGCGGTGGCGGCGGCCGGCCGTAGCTGTCCCAGTCACCGTTACGCCGCTTCTTCTTCCTTAAGCAGAAGAAAAGAATTACGAGGAACAGCACAACAGCTACGCCAGCAATCGCAACTCCGACAATCAGGCCAGATGACACCGATGAGGAGGACGCCGAAGAAGATGACGGAGGAGAAGGCGAAGATGGAGGAGGTGGCGGCGGTGGAGGTGAGGAAGACGGGACAGCAGGCGGTGGAGGCGAGGAAGAGGGGGTGGCAGGTGGCGGAGGCGAGGAAGAGGGTGTGGCAGGTGGCGGAGGCGAGGAAGAGGGGGTGGCAGGAGGCGGAGGCGAGGAAGAGGGGGTGGCAGGAGGCGGAGGCGAGGAAGAGGGGGTGGCAGGTGGCGGAGGCGAGGAAGAGGGAGCAGGGGTGGAAGGCGGAGGAGGAGCAGGGCTGGAAGGCGGAGGAGAACTGGGTGGTGGGGGAGAAGAGCTGGGTGGCGGGGTGCTGGAAGGCGTAGGCGGCGAGGCGGAAGGGGGCGGCGGAGGGGAGGACGTAGAGTTGGATGGCGCAGGTGCAGTAGAGTTGGGAGGAGGTGG
Coding sequences:
- the LOC116245701 gene encoding proline-rich receptor-like protein kinase PERK1, with product MASPAPVSSPPPPNSTAPAPSNSTSSPPPPPSASPPTPSSTPPPSSSPPPPSSPPPSSPAPPPPSTPAPSSSPPPPATPSSSPPPPATPSSSPPPPATPSSSPPPPATPSSSPPPPATPSSSPPPPAVPSSSPPPPPPPPSSPSPPSSSSASSSSVSSGLIVGVAIAGVAVVLFLVILFFCLRKKKRRNGDWDSYGRPPPPPMHQPQPPYPPKVDPYGAYAQSWQNAAPPPSDNVVKIHHPPSPPPPFPSRPPQPPAPPAPVFSSGGASSSTFSGSDVLLPPPSPALSLGMQSTFTYEELAIATNGFASSNLLGQGGFGYVHKGILPNGTEVAVKQLKSGSGQGEREFQAEVEIISRVHHRHLVSLVGYCITGSQRMLVYEFVPNNTLEFHLHAKGRPTMDWPTRLKIAFGSAKGLAYLHEDCHPRIIHRDIKASNILLDYNFEAKVADFGLAKLSSDTKTHVSTRVMGTFGYLAPEYASSGKLTEKSDVFSFGVMLLELITGRRPVDSSPSFVEDSLVDWARPLLTRALEDGNYDALVDPKLQNDYNHNEMARMVACAAAAVRHSARRRPRMSQIVRALEGGVSLEDLNEGVRPGHSTVYSYGSSEYDSSQYNEDMKNFRRMALGSQEYGTSGQSMPTSEYGLSGSISSSEGQQTRELEMEKRKRASDVIEKANDAESR